The region CGCGGTTCTCTCCCTGCCCCTGCTTTTCGCCGCCGGGATGTCGATGTTGGACACCGCGGACAGCCTGCTCATGACTCGCGCCTACTCCTGGGCGCACCGCAGTCCGGGCCGCCGGCTGTACTACAACGTCGCCACCACAGGTGTCACGGTCGTCATCGGGCTGTTCGTCGCGTCCGTCTATCTGGCCGGCGTGGTGGCCGAGCACCTGCACGTGGGATGGCTCGACGAATACGCCTCGCTCGCCGATCAGTTCGAATTCCTCGGTTACATCATCGTCGCGGTGTTCGGCGTCGCGTGGCTCGCAGCGGTGCTCCTGTGGAAGTTCCGGTACGGACGCCACGACGAAGAAGGGTCGCATGGAATCGATCGGTGAGATCTCTCAAGTGCGGTCGCGGTGACCGATCTGGACGCCAGTACCCGGTGGTATTCGAAGGTGGACCACTCCGGTGATCTTGGAGGCCGTCTGATCTGGGATTGTTATGCCCAACGAGGCTGGCCGCGGAAGCGGCCTGGCCGGCTCACCTCTGCACATCGAGTTCGACGTGGTGCACGGCGGTGGGCCGGACCACTCGATGCGGTCGCTTGGCTCCACGTTGCGCATTGACCCCGGCACGGGTGTCGATGCGCCACCCAGTGGTGACCATGTCGCGCGCCTCGTGCGACACGACACCTACAGGCGAACCTTGGATGCGTTGGTTTACCGTAGTAGGAGCGAACTCGGTCGGGCAGCTTCTGCAGGCGGTGGAGGAAGGAGCGCACCGCTTGTTACAGCTCGGTTTGTTTATGCCGGGTAGTTCCGGCCCCGGTTGTCCGGTGAGTTCTGGCCCCGGCTGAGTTCGTCCGGTGGGTTTTGGCCCCACCGTGTCCGATGTGGACACGCCCACGATGGTGTGAAGGACCGGTCTTCCCCCGTTGGTACGGGCAACGATGTGCGCCTTGAATCCAAGCGGTCGTGTCGGAGGCCGGAGTTGTCGTTGTCGCGCGTTGAGTTGTTCGCACGCATACGCCGTGATCGGCGGTTGGAGCCGGACCTGTCGGTCCGGGCGTTGGCCGAGCGGTATGGGGTGCACCGCCGGACGGTGCGGGAAGCGCTGGAGTCTGCGGTGCCCAAGGAACGGAAGAAGCCGCCGCCGCGCCGCTCGGTGCTGGAGCCGGCTTATGGGTTGATCGACGAGATGCTGCGCGCGGATCTGTCGGCGCCGCGCAAGCAGAAGCACACGACCGCGCGGATCTACCAGCGGCTGATCACAGAGCATGGGTTCACCGCAGCGGGCCGGACCGTGGTCTACGAGTACGTCGCCCGGCGGCGGCCGGAGCTGGTGGCCGAGCTGCGCGAGGAACAGCGGCACCTGCAGGGCATGGTGCCCCAGCAGCATCAGCCCGGCGAGGAAGCCGAGGTCGACTTCGCCGACGTGTGGGTCCGCGTCGCGGGCACGGTGCTGAAGTGTCACCTGTTCACGCTGCGGCTCAGTTTCAGCGGTCGCGCGGTGCACCGCGTGTTCCTGTCCGAAGGGCAGGAGGCGTTCATGGAAGGCCACGTCGAGGCGTTCCGGGCGCTGGGCGGGATCCCGACCCGCCACATCCGCTACGACAACCTGCGACCCGCGGTCCAGCGGGTCTGCTTCGGCCGCTCTCGCGTCGAGTCCCAGAACTGGGTCAAATTCCGTTCACACTTCGGTTTCGATGCCTTCTACTGCATCCCGGGCAAAGACGGCGCGCACGAAAAAGGCGGCGTCGAGCAGGAAGGCGGCCGGTTCCGCCGCACGCATCTGGTCCCGGTCCCGGAGGTCGCCAGCCTGACCGAGCTGAATGAGAAGATCGCCGCGATCGACCTGGCCGAGGACGAGCGGATCCTGCACGGACAACGGGTCAGCATCGGGTTCAACTTCGCCCACGAGGCCGAGCTGCTCGCGCCGGTCCCGTTCGAGGAGTTCGACACCGGCAGCACGCTGACCCCGAAGGTCGGCCGGGATTCGCGGATCACCGTGCGGCAGTCGCAGTACTCGGTGCCGGCGCGGTTCATCGGCCGGAAAGTGCGAGTCTCGTTGCGCGCCAACGAGGTGCTGGTGTTCGACCGCACCACGATCATCGCCCGGCACGTCCGGCTCACCCGCCGCGGCGAGTCGCATGACGAGCTGGATCACTACCTGGAGATCCTGCTCGGCAAGCCCGGCGCGCTGGCGGGGTCCACCGCGCTGGCCACCGCCCGCGCCGAGGGCACCTTCACCTCGGCGCACGAGGCGTTCTGGTCGGCCGCTCGCGCCGCGCACGGCAACGGCGACGGGACCCGTGCGCTGATCGAGGTCCTGCTGCTGCACCGCCGCCTGCCCGCCGAGGCGGTGATCACCGGCATCACCACCGCGCTGGACGCCGGGTCGACCAGCCCGGAGCTGGTCGCGATCGAAGCCCGCAAGGCCGCCGCCAGCACCGCCCGCGACCAGCCGCTGCTCGACGATGCCGACCTGTCCGACCTCGGCATCGACACCACG is a window of Saccharopolyspora phatthalungensis DNA encoding:
- the istA gene encoding IS21 family transposase, which gives rise to MSRVELFARIRRDRRLEPDLSVRALAERYGVHRRTVREALESAVPKERKKPPPRRSVLEPAYGLIDEMLRADLSAPRKQKHTTARIYQRLITEHGFTAAGRTVVYEYVARRRPELVAELREEQRHLQGMVPQQHQPGEEAEVDFADVWVRVAGTVLKCHLFTLRLSFSGRAVHRVFLSEGQEAFMEGHVEAFRALGGIPTRHIRYDNLRPAVQRVCFGRSRVESQNWVKFRSHFGFDAFYCIPGKDGAHEKGGVEQEGGRFRRTHLVPVPEVASLTELNEKIAAIDLAEDERILHGQRVSIGFNFAHEAELLAPVPFEEFDTGSTLTPKVGRDSRITVRQSQYSVPARFIGRKVRVSLRANEVLVFDRTTIIARHVRLTRRGESHDELDHYLEILLGKPGALAGSTALATARAEGTFTSAHEAFWSAARAAHGNGDGTRALIEVLLLHRRLPAEAVITGITTALDAGSTSPELVAIEARKAAASTARDQPLLDDADLSDLGIDTTVIPKIIDDTPDPREHAPPTPVSTAAPVISLRSRRELPATSTPLPSVAIYDQLLRRTKGTSA